The Pempheris klunzingeri isolate RE-2024b chromosome 15, fPemKlu1.hap1, whole genome shotgun sequence genome contains the following window.
TATAAAATGAGTCTTGAGTGTAGTCTTCCCTAAATGTGGTTACTGTATTTAGCCTGAGGATTAAGTCTAACACTGTTTGCAATCGTTTATGGGCAGCATTTGTTTGCTCAGTGTACAGGAGTCGGCCTAAACCAAAAAGACAGTAAGTCAGTGCAGATCTCCAGCAtcaaaaaaacagctgctgaggtCAACCACAATTTACATTGTCCAAATTGGGATATGTGTACATTCTGTACTTTTCTGCTTCCCGCCAGCTGGGAGCCATCCAAAGAACTGAAGGAAAAGCATAAAGCGTCTGGGCTAGTGAGGATGTATGTGAGCCGCCTGACAGCGGGAGACTTCTAAAGTTTCTAAAGTTCCAGAGGTAAGAGTACCTAATGGTAAACAAATACCAAACCAGCCAAGCACAAGcagtaacaaaaacacatagATGTGTATTGTGCAACACACGTTTGTGCAAGTGTGAACTGAATATTAGATGTAAGGAATGTGAAATGAGACGACTCTCTGTGTATGTGATAAAGATGAATGAAgtgagaatatgtgtgtgtaagtgttgATTAAAGTCTGTAGTCAGCTGCACATACGGGCCACTGGAGCACATTCTTTTGTCCTAAGTAACTTATGCAAGCAGGTTTTTGACCTCAAAGAGAATCTAGATCATAGCAGCTACACAGGATGTTACAAAAGCGAGGCACATGCAGACATTTAAAGTTTTGGCAGCATAAAAAGGCAGAAGTCAAACATTTGTGTGGGAACTGAGGGAGTCTGAACTGAGGGGCCGTCCTTGTCCAAGGACAGCATGTCAGAGTCCTCACAGGAAATCTCTAATATCCTCTCAGCCTGCTCTCCATGCCCGGGCCTGCTTGCACCGAAATGAATCACAGCTCGTCTCTCTGCAGGCTGTTGGGGGCTAAAAGAAAGAAGAACCTGCAGGTTTTCATTTGCTTCGGTGTCATGTCACATTCAGTTTGCAGTTCCTGGGGCCTGTACAATAGTGCAACGGTCACCAAAGGGGCCCCAGTGGATGAATGAGCAGAGGTCAAGGCTGAACAAATAGAAACGATATGCTCTCGCTTTGCACCACTGGGAGGCAGTAGTGCGTTTTACCTGGCTGCTTGTTTTCAGCATACAGTGGAACAGGAATCAAGGCAAATGTTCCCCTCTGCACGTCTGCTTTGTGCTCATGAATCAGGACATGAGTGTCTGTCAGCTGGTTTGTCTGTCCTCACTGGTTTGATTCCGTTTTGGCAGAAAAAGAGACATTGCAGACTTACTATGTCTCTGTTATGCTACAGTGTAATCATAGTTTATCAGGTTCATTTTGTGTCTAAATACGATGTTATTCTTCTTAAATGGAAATTCATGCAGCAAAATCCTTAAACCCATCACTTTCCGTGTGGAACTGATTAATAAGTGACATTTTATATCAGCAGGAGAAGCACAGATGTAACTAATGATTAATGATGGCTGTGCTCCATTTAGTAGCACCAGTGTCTGGGTCCTGGTGATGTGCATGCTGGGACACTTGATGGAACGGAGCCATTATTGATTTTATCAGTCACATCCGTGCCTTTCATGCTATAAAGATCATAAATCCCAcgtctgtattttttatttacttgtCTTTTACTTCTCCATCCTCTGTTTCGTGGAATATTTCCCTGCAGCTCTACTAAATTCACCTCTCCAGTCCACCCtgccagcctttttttttttcaaacataagACAGTCATGAGCTGAATTCACTAAACCTGAACCTCATCAGCTGAAAAGGTCACTGCTTGTGTGCTGCTCATGAATATCTCATGATATCAGAAATGATGAGCACAGGACAGGTGACATTTGTTCGCTGACTCCAAGAGAAGTGAGGAGGGCAGGTGACACATCAAAACACGTGGTTTCTCTGTGTTAGATTGATGACGGATGATGGACGAGTTGTAATATGAATTCCCATAATTCATATGCTGGGATCCCTTTGGGTCTGACAGAAAAGAATTTCAGATGAAAatctatgaaaaaaaacagctttttctcTCAGAATTCCTTccagtttttagtttttctctcaTCCTTCTCTAAATCTTTATTTGAGATTATTTACTGAGTTGCAGCGCAGTATACTCAGATATGTATTTCTGGCAAACACAAGTGGAAAAATCATTGAACATGAAACCACAAAACCTCGCTAGATAGTCCCAAATGGAAAATATCACAGATCACAGTCGTTCCATGGGAACCAGAGGTTTACAGCTCTAACAGGCTCCggcacctgttttttttttctccctttctcttttttttcgtcctccctctttccatccCCTCGTACATGACTACTTCTGGGATTTACAGATGTTCTGTGTTTGGAATCTGGGTAAAAGGTCACCATGCCGGCAAGAGATGGGAGCGGCCATTTTGGGAAATTGAATAAGCAGCTGTGGCGAGGGGTGGATCCGGTGATGATCAGGAACATTCAAACGTGTGGCTTGTGAGTTTGAATGAGAGGATACAGAGGGGACAGATTCCTGCTAAACCTGGACGTTATTGTGgaaattacataaataaaactgcTGTTTATTTGATCCAAGTAAATATAACTGACAAGTAGTGCTTTTATTCCTCTACGGGTGAACATTGGTTGAGTAGAATGCTGCTTACATGTAAACGCATTTGTTGGTAATCCAATACAATTAAAGTAAAAGATCTGCACACTTCCTCCAGCACCGGCAaagtctgacagacagacaatgtcTCATTAAAGTGTTATGTAATTCTGTCTTTAAGGTCATGATGAAAACAAGCATGAgtcatccaccatcatccaccattTACAGTAAGATTGTAATATCAAGCCAAACTGGATTTCTCTCCTCTGGTTTGATTCAAGCCAACTGCACCTTCGTGATACGAAATCAGTTTTCCAAATCAGCTTCTACTCTCATTCAATACTCTGCACTTCATCAAGATCCTCAACGACCAGCTCCTCCTGACTGACACACAGCTGTGGTTCATCTGaaccacattcacacaaactcCTCAAACTCTGATCATCAGACGCATCTTTAATGTtccattaaaagagaaaaagtaaacTCCGTGTTTATCTGATAAGATGCAGACAACAGCACACAAAGCCAACAATGAAGCCTGCAGTTCTTCCTTCAGGCCCTTGTTGTACAGGTCGCTCACATCCCTGCCAAGTCCTGTAGTGTCCTGGGAGAGTGCAACAGGCATGTCATGCATGTACAATCATGAGGGTCATGTAACGGTCATCATCTATTAGTCTGTTCAAGATGCCATACTCCTGCTTAAACCAGCTGCAGACAGGTACCTCTTCAACCGCCAGGACTTCTCTTCAcctctgataaacacacacttttaaatgtttccacTCAGTGATaatcctgctgtgctgcacaGAAAGAATATGAATCATCACTCCAGCTGATGCACAAGTCTGtgagtttgacaaaaaaaaaaagcaaatgtgtcTGCACTCCTAATGAAAGGAGTTAAATTAGTAACACCTATTTTCAAGTGTCAGCTGTCTTTGGTCACCCATGTGGAAACCCTCTCTCTGCCAAGGATTTGAGGAAAATAATGCATGTTTGTTACATTCCAGACATTTAAGTGAGACCTCTGTAGTTCCCCCTGCACTCAGCTTCCACTCACAGCACCGTCAGCACTCTCCCAGTTACCTTTCACCTACTTAGTCTGGGCTGCAGACATGAGAGGGTTAAATCAGCTCCTTCTTTTCAGTCTGGCCCCTGATCACATAAGAGCGTACGAGCTCCTCGGCGGAGGTGGTTTAAGAAACCCTTACGGCCCGCAATTTGGGCATTCTCTGTGCTGTGAACTTTCCCCTAATTCTCACAGTCCTCACGAcctcccagcagcaggacaaACCTTACGCATGTTCCTCCTCTGATGTCACTGACTTCATTCATTCCTCACGTTATCCCCAGAAAGATGATTAAGAAATCCTGATATACTGTTTCTACAAAAGCTGTTACGCATGCTTTTAGATTTTGATCAGCCAAGTAACGTGATAACATTTGTGCTTTATTAAGAGGAGTGcagtttacattttaaaggTTTACAGATTGTTGCGAATCCTCGTGGTCCTAACAGTTTGTATCAGAGTAACTGAGTCAAAGAGAAATGGAGGATGAAGAAAATGAGCCTCCTCTGTGATATGAAGTCAGAGTAACTGTTCTTTGAAGCTATATAATTCAATTATGGTTACGTTTTTTTGTCATGCAGATCAGTTCATGTTCATTCAGTTCAATTTGCCAGAAGTCTTGTGAGAAAAAGATCTAAGCTTTAAAGTGCAGTTCCCTTTATAAAACAGATCTGAGTCACTCTAAACTAATTTATTACTAACTATTTTTCCTAATACTACTAAGcagggcagagagaaaaagagtaaaagcAAAGATCCAAAGACTGAATGATTATGAATCTTAATTAATGGCATGAAGAAGAGGTTCACGTTCTTCCCTCGGATGGTGATCAGTCCACTTTGTAAAGGTCAGGGCTTCATCTTTCATCggcatcagtgtgtgtggtcCACTTACAGTAAGAAAGAATCATCttcataaatgtatttttgcactTCAGCTGAAATCTAATCGGTTTATGATAAATGATGTTTCTTGTTTTGGCCTGTCGAAGAAGGTTGAATGATTTCATGATCAGTTTCAGCTTGATCCTGTACTGAAGAATCGATTAGCTACTACTACTGCACATGTTATACTTAGTGTTAACTAGAAGAAATGCATTTGTTTCACTGCTGGAATACCAACTGAGTCGCTTCCTTCTGTCTCCCACAGTGCAGCAATGAAAGCCAATCTTTTTGTTATATCATGTCCCTCCTCCGCCTCTGACATGAATAGCTAACAGAGAAGTGGAGGAGGGACAGAAACCTGAGAATAACTgcacccctccctctcctcggCTGGCCAATGGCAAGCAGCTTACAGCTTCCACTCGAGGGCTGTGAAACTATATAACATTAGTGCTGTGACTGCTCAGCCAGGAGCCTCAGCTCTCAGACCCAACTgtagaagacagaggaggacatTCAAACTTCTGCAACAGGAAAATTCGGTATTTAAAGCAAGATCTCAACAGTTTAGAACAACGGCAGCAATGAAGACAACACTGGCAACTCTGACTCTCTGCCTGGCGGTGCTCATGGCCACAGGTTTCCCTTTCGAGAGGAAAGGGGGCTCACCCTCTGGCAGTGCTGCCAAGGAGAAGCGTGTACAGTACGCAGCGTGGGATGATGTAAATGTCATCGCCCAtggcctgctgcagctgggccAGGGGCTGAAGGAGCATGTGGACAAAACCAAAGTCCAAATGAGGGACATTTCCGGCAAGTTGAAGGTCTTCAATCGCACTGTGAGCGACCTGGGGAAGGAAAGCCAGAAGCTGCGAGCGGAGGGGGAGGCCCTGAAGGCTCTGGCCCATGgactggaggacagagaggggcaGCTGCTGAATGTCACAGCCGAGCTGAGGGAGAAGGCAGAGGagatgcagcaggagaggaggacgaTGAGCGAGCGGATGAGCCggctggaggagaaggtggacAGCATGCTGCAGGGAGACGCGCTGCTGACTGACATGAACACTGGTGCCAAGAACAACAGTGATGCTCGCAGCATTCAGGTGAGAGAGCAAGAGTTTTTCTTCTggtttttgatgatgatgatgatgatgatgatgatgtgttgttaAGACGGGGGGTTGACAGTCAGTTTgaaaggaaaatgagaaaaaattaaGCTTTCCATTGAATGTAAAACATTATTCCTATACTCATGACTTCAAGAGGTTGTTATAAAGCCCCATAAAGAATGAAATGTTGGTTAGCAGCAGATGGCTGAAAGGACTTTTAAAGGTGGtgaatgtacagtatacatGGACAGTTGGATTTTATGGAAGCTCTTTTCCCCTGAGCCCAAAGGCACTAAATCATAAAGCACAGAGGGCATGCAGTGGGCGGTgggcggagaggagaggagggggttgGTTAACTAGCCTGCCGTGCACGGAGCGTGCAGTACGTGCAGGGAGACACTAAAGGCTTCCAGACAAAGGGATCTGCACGCATCAGCTGCAGGAATGTGTGAATAATTTTTCTCAGCTGTGACAGTTTACGGCCTTGAAAGTATTCGGCCATGTGACACAGTATGATTCTAAGTATGAGTTTCTTTGCAGGGCTCCGTTTAACAGGCAGTTTGTGAGGCTTTTTAGTGGGATGCAAGATCCCGCACTAAGAGGGAGTTACATAACCACTCCACAGTAGGCTGGAAAGCACAAATGATTGAGGGATGCAAATGTGTGGGTCTATGTGAAGTCTATGCCTCAGGCTTTTCAATAAAACCCCACGGGTGTTTGCTGTGTATGTTTTCTAAAGTTCTATAGCGCCATGGACACATTTTACGCACAGGGACGGTGTAGAATAAAgttgctaaaatgctaaaaatgtggtacctttgtgttatttttctctcaGCTGATGCTGGAGGGCCAGAACAGACGCATTGATGATCTCATGGAGCGGATCAGACTCCAGCAGGAGAAGCTTGACAAGCAAAATGTGCGCATCAGGACGCTGCAAAGTCAGGTGAGGAAGCCCCACGATTACGCATTAAGCTTGCTAACAAACATTCACATATCAGTGGAATTGTTGTTATGGTGTCACGTTTTTAGGAATCTCATGAATGATTCGTAACTTTTTCAGATCCAAGAGTCTCGACAGAAACCTTCCCCGCGTAGCAGCAACCCTGACAGCTCCGCGCAAAGCAGCGTCGCGGAGCAAGGCGACTCACCAGTCGGTAAGTGAAGCCAGAAAGCGTCCAAAATCCCCTCCTGGCGCTGTCTTAAGTGGAGTGGACACGATCTGCCGCCAAATGCGGCGGGCCATCTGTTTAGTGAGGCCACAAAGAAGCTTAAATCACCAGCAATTAAAATCAAGGAATCTAATCAATTTGTGAGACGCTTCTCTGACCAGCGGGAAGCCAGAAATATCAACAAGTGGACACTTAGCAGAAGATCTGCCTTTTAGCCTGTGAAATCCTAATGCCTTTATTCACCTAGTGCTGAGTAGCATTAACACAACTGAAAAGAATCAAAACAAAATAGCTTAATTGAAGCGCCACCACATACAGTACTGGTAGAAATGGGGAAATCAGTATTGTCAGAATGAGTCAGCTCCCCCTATACTGTGCCTTACATTAATTGTAAAAGGCAGTGAATGAGGCCCTCAGTGTGCAGCCACgctgagcagctgctgctcccaTCTGAGATGAACTGTGACTGGAGCAGCAGTCATAATGAATGCTTTCATCCAGACTGTATTGGACTGGTTACTCGCCAAGTGGGGAAGAGTTGAAAGCGGGGAAGAGCTGAGACACACATTTGTGACCACACTTTGGTCTCACTTGAGGTCTGTTTAGTCTTTAGCAGGAACAAACTGGAATACATTTAAAGTCGAAGCTCTGCCTCCGATGGCCGTAGATGAGAAGTAGGTGAAAGGCGAATGTGGTTGAGGCAACAGTTGAGAGCAGTCAGCCAGGACAAATCACAATAACACCTCACAGCTCTGACATCAGCAGGATTTGAGGAATGAGGAAAAAAGTTTCTCTGGCAAGGTTTCAACTGGGGGAAAGTTCGCTGGTCTCTGAGAGCGTTCAGCCAGGGTCACACAGCTCAAAGGATTACTCACACTGATCATTTCTGTTGTTGGGGGCGGGGTAGACGAAGGAAACCTGGAAATGGTGAAGGGAGGCTTTGTATAAATCTAGCATGCAATGCTCCTGAGATTATTGTCCTTGTGCCTGagccaagaaaagaaaaagcaatggGAAAAGACGGCCTATATTTATCTGTGAACTTTGTACAGATATCCTCCACTGTTTCGAGGATACCCGCCTTCTCCCTTTGTTTAAGACATCCCACCtttttgtgtaaaaacaaacatttgtacATCCCTCAAGAAAGAGCAACCTTTCCCCTAGATCTGTCAGAGAGTCAGacatccctcctccccctcctcgtCTTCagtcatcctctcctctcctcccccatcctTACACACAAACCCCCTACCTCCATCTCCACCTTCTCTCCCATTGCAATGAATAAGAAGTGTGCCAAAGTTCAGGAGAACCCCTGACCCTGAGGCAGGCTACAGTTCATGCCTCTAGAGGAAAGGTCAAACCACAAATTGTGGTCCTGCGGTCAGCTGGTGGGCTCACACTGGAATAATATGCAGGCGAATATCCAACAAAAAAATCCCACATTTTATtgtaattcagtttttttttcttgtgtaaGGTGTcatgtgatgatgtcatcatccaTGATAAAAAAGGATTACTGGATTACTGGAGAGGTCCTATTAGTCTCATGTCTCATTGGGCACAGCTCCAATTGGCTCCGGAGTCCCCTGCTTTGTATTACCGCCTTCCCCAGTGTCCCTTTACACCAAGagcccctccaccccccctcctcaccaCCCTCTGATCACTCCCCATGCATGCACCAGCCATGCACTCCTGCTTCACAGACTGGCTGCTGTGCACGTGAGGGAGGTGTGACGagccagagaggagggggaTCAGAGACAGGCGGGGGTTGAGGATTGTAAAGGGTAGTAGTGTGTAACGCAATAGCCTGGACATCCCAGCAGCCGTAGAGAGGGAAGTCTGCTTGGGAACTGGGAGAAAGGTCATATTTATAACCCAGAAAGAAGTCCTCACTCACTCTGTA
Protein-coding sequences here:
- the angptl4 gene encoding angiopoietin-related protein 4, producing MKTTLATLTLCLAVLMATGFPFERKGGSPSGSAAKEKRVQYAAWDDVNVIAHGLLQLGQGLKEHVDKTKVQMRDISGKLKVFNRTVSDLGKESQKLRAEGEALKALAHGLEDREGQLLNVTAELREKAEEMQQERRTMSERMSRLEEKVDSMLQGDALLTDMNTGAKNNSDARSIQLMLEGQNRRIDDLMERIRLQQEKLDKQNVRIRTLQSQIQESRQKPSPRSSNPDSSAQSSVAEQGDSPVEVPSDCHELFLRGETTSGVYTIQPVNAEPFKVFCEMTADGGWTVIQRRQDGSVDFDQLWQAYEKGFGSLNGEFWMGLEKIHSIAKNGGYILNIKLSDWGGDLAAIRLPFQLGGEETKYSLRIQKTDAFSTLESSLGIDATSDLPFSTRDQDNDQKTDTNCAKHLSGGWWFSNCGRSNLNGRYFQSPPPKQRHQRKQGIFWKTWRGRYYPLKYSMMMIAPAAIENKS